The Acidaminococcus fermentans DSM 20731 sequence CGCACAGCAGAAAAAGAAGATCATCACCGTCCCTTTCAACCGGCAGCAGATGGCGGATTATCTCAGCGTGGACCGGAGTGCCCTCAGCAATGAGCTGAGCAAGATGCAGAAGGAAGGGATCCTGGAATACCACAAGGAAAGCTTCAAGCTGCTGAAGGAGGAATGAGGGCTGACAATGGTCAATGGCCGATGGAAGCCGGTTTGCAGCCGGCTCTGAATGAAATAAAGGAGTATGCCTGCTATGGAACAAATGGAACTGACGGGGGAGATTCTGCCGGGGATCCCGGTGGAGGTCCATCCTTTTCCCCCTTTTCTGCCGGAAACTGCCCGGGTGCTGATCCTGGGCACCTTCCCTCCTGCTGCGGAAAAACGGGCCATGGATTTTTACTATCCCAATTTCCAGAACGATATGTGGCGAATCCTGGGAATGGTGTATTTTTCTGACCCGGACCATTTCCGGAAAGGGATGGAAAAAGCCTTTGATCCGACGAGAATCCGACTCTTCCTGGCGGAAACGGGCATTGCCCTGGGGCCCACGGTACTCCGGGCCCAGCGGGAAAAGGGCAATGCCTCGGACAAATTCCTCCATGTGGTGGAGGAAGCCTCCCTGGCCGCCATGCTCCGGCAGATTCCCCATTGCCGGCTGCTGATCACCACGGGAGAAAAAGCCACGGAAATCGTCCTGCACCAATGCACCAATCCCCCCAAACTGCCCCGGACCGGCACTTCCGTTCCCATCACCCTGGACGGCCGGGACCTGCTGCTGTCCCGGCTCCCCTCCACTTCCCGGGCCTATCCCATGAAGTTGGAGAAAAAGGCGGAGATGTATAAGGAGGTGCTGCTGCAGGCAGCACCTCCGGACGCGGGCCTCGGGTCACGGGGTGCAGGCCTGGACGTTTAGACCGTTTGTTTTTCCTGCAAGAGGGTAAGACAAAATCCAACAGAATCTGTAAAGCCAGATTTTCGCTTTGTACCAACAAGCCCGCGACTCATGGCTCGCGACTCGTGACCAAAGGGGCTGTGGAGAAATGAATTTTCTCATTTCTCCACAGCCCCTTTTTTGATGTCCACAACTACGATTTCCGGTTTGGGCCCGGTGCGGACCGGGACGCCCCAGAGGCCATAACCGCTGGAAACGGTAGCCAGCATATTTTCCACTTCTTCCGAACCGTAATCCAGGAAATACATTTTCCGGGTGATCAGCCGGTTGGGTGCCATCTGTCCGGCATGGGTATGGCCGGCAAAGTACAGGTCATAGCCCCTGGATGCCGCTTCCGGGATCCGCCGGGGTTCATGTTCCAGGAAGATGTTGAATTTCCCCGGTTCCGGACTGTATTCCGCCCGCCGGTTCCCGAACAGATAATCATCCATCCCGGTCAGGCTCAGCCAGCCGTTCACGGACTTGTTCTCGTCCACGGCGAACCGGATCCCATCCTGTTCCAGGAAGGACCGTTCCACCACTCCGGACCCCAGCCGTTTGTCATGGTTCCCGAAAACAGCATAGACCCCAT is a genomic window containing:
- a CDS encoding uracil-DNA glycosylase family protein; the encoded protein is MEQMELTGEILPGIPVEVHPFPPFLPETARVLILGTFPPAAEKRAMDFYYPNFQNDMWRILGMVYFSDPDHFRKGMEKAFDPTRIRLFLAETGIALGPTVLRAQREKGNASDKFLHVVEEASLAAMLRQIPHCRLLITTGEKATEIVLHQCTNPPKLPRTGTSVPITLDGRDLLLSRLPSTSRAYPMKLEKKAEMYKEVLLQAAPPDAGLGSRGAGLDV